ACacacatggttaagtgacttgcccaggggcacactgctggtttctgaggccagatgtgaactcaggaaagtgagtctttctgactccaggcccagcactctgtccatcaCTGCACACATGGCTGCCCAAACAACAGGGACTTGCTGTCTTCCTATTCAGGACATGAATTTTATAGCTATTAAGTTACTGTACACAGAGAAGTTATCAACTTATTTATAATTAATACagagagaggcagcatgacaGGGATTGAgatttggtcttggagtcagaaccTTAACTTGGGATCTCAGGAtctgctcccacctctgacacttaatatgcttgtgaccaagggcaagtcacaTAGCTTCTCAGTACTCACAACCAACTCTCAAGGATTATAAGGAACAGTCAAATTGTCAGCTGTCATTGGTGAAGGGAATCTCCATACCATCATTTCCTCAAAGCCATGAAATGATAGGTAGGTACAGtcttaagctattaaagtttaaactGCCCTAATACATTTGTGACACCCTATTTATGGAGGGGCAGCATTTACTAGTAGAGGGAAGGCTTGCTTGAAGCCCTTGGTTCTGACACATGCTGGTTCCTGACAATGTCTTTTAGCCTCTCAGTACCTTCCCTGATGCCTCTCCCAGAACTCTGTTGAAGTGAAGTGTGAAGTTACAGAATAGTTGCCTATTTGCTTTGTAAAAAGATGTGCTCACAGTGGAAGTTTTTCACATTGATtttatatatgagtgtatgtacaCACAATATGCATTCAGATTTTCCAATAAAATGTAATATGGAAATAACCAAGGATTCTCAAAGATTCTGCCAATAAATCCAAGTACATTCAGGCAGATTGAGTCTAAAAAGATTTAAATCATGGATCTGATAATTACTTGTATGTTTGTGGTATGGGGATTGACTAATagaaaattttcttaaaagtttTTGAGGAGTTATGTGCTAATGTGGGCAGCCAATATCTAATAAAGTAAAGATTATTGTTTAATAAGGAGAATGTGTTAAAGTAcacctacatatgtgtgtatatgtatatgtgctttAATACATAGGTGGGCATAGTGTCCTAAAAGGCAGGGCAATTTTAAATTTTAGTAgctacatgtacaaacatatgcacacatCTATATAactgtacatatgcatacatatgagCATATATCTGCATCTCATGTTTGGGTTTGTGATCTCACACTCGAATACATTTATATGAGATGTCAGTACATTCACCAGAAATTCAACAATCAAAAAGAATCCATCTTACAAAATAAATTGGATGATGTATGTTCCTATAGAGCAAGCAAGTATAGCAGAGTAAATAACTTACTAATGATTATTGGAAAAAAGTTTCTTCTCCTTGTTGACACCTAACCCCTCAGGGATTGTCTCTTAGGGGTTTTCTGGCATTTCTTGGCCAAGTCCCAGAAAGATTGTGGTACTTTGGGCATTAATTCAGAGCCGTTGACATGAAGAAGGGTAAAGTAATAAAAGGTGACCCTTGAACTGAGGAATCCTTTAGAATCtcactgaattttaaaaaggaactAGTCAAAAGTAGAGAATGAGagtattaaaaagaaatgttaccaAGCAGGTAAGTACTGGTTATCTTGCTGTTGAATTTTAGTAGACTtattaaaagctttttatttGGTGATTTTGAGATTAGGGGAAGGAGTTCTATTGAGTTAAATGACCATATATTAAGTGTAACAGAGGATGGGACTTCACTGTTtataggaaagaggaaagggatcaAGCagttatatagtgcctactatgcaaGGCAATGTGTCAAGTAATTTACAAACATTCTCTCAGTAAAATCTatcataatttataattatattattatatcacaCATGATTATTACataatcataaaatataaaaatataaaaatgtatacataattatatattctaattataaataataatatataaataaggaaattacttgactttttaacgacatacatttaatttcttttttttcaggaatTTTAGAAATACCAATGGTAACTtttttgtgataaaaaaaaagatataagctgaaagggaaaaatgatgaGCAGCAGCAATCAGTCCCAGCCTGCAGCTGTACAGCTCTGCTATGACAACATCAATGGGTCCTGCATTAAAACCTCCTATTCCCCAGCACCCAGAGCCATCCTCTACCTGGTCTTTGGCTCTGGAGCTCTGCTGGCTGTGTTGGGAAACCTCTTGGTCATGATTTCAATCCTTCACTTCAAGCAGCTGCACTCTCCAGCCAACTTTCTCATTGCCTCCTTGGCTTGTGCTGACTTTTTGGTGGGAGCCACTGTGATGCCCTTTAGCATGGTGAGGTCAGTGGAGAGTTGCTGGTATTTTGGGGAGAGTTACTGTAAATTCCActcttgttttgatttttcattttgttattcttctatttttcatttgagCTTCATCTCCATTGACAGATACATTGCTGTCACTGCCCCTCTGGTCTATCCAACCAAATTCACTCTGTCAGTTTCAGGAATATGCAttgcattctcctggttctttgccATTACATTTAGTTTTTCACTTCTTTACACAGGTGCCAATGATGATGGGCTGGAGGAATTAGTAAGTGCCCTGACCTGTGTGGGAGGTTGTCAGATTGCTGTGAATCAAAACTGGGTACTGATAGAGTTCCTGCTGTTCTTCATCCCCACTCTGATCATGGTCATTCTTTACTGTAAGATTTTTCTAGTAGCTAAAGAACaggctagaaagatagaaagTATGAGCAGCAAAACTGAGTCATCCTCAGAGAGTTACAAAGCCAGAGTGtccaagagggagagaaaagcagcAAAAACTCTGGGTATTGCAGTGATTGCATTTCTAATTTCATGGTTCCCCTGCATTATTGAATCAATGATTGATGCATTCCTAGGGTTCATCACCCCACCTtatatttatgaaattttaatttggtttgcTTATTACAACTCAGCCATGAACCCTCTGATCTATGCTTTCTTTTACCCTTGGTTTCGAAGAGCAATTAAACTGATTGTCACTGGGAAAGTCTTCAGAGGGCATTCTTCAACAATTGATTTGTTTTCTGAACAAGCTAAGGTCcgagactgaagaaaataaagtagGGGGCAAAGTTAAAAGTGGAAGAAGCCAATTAGTATGGGATGAAGATATACTCTCTTCATtcaattcaaatcccagtttcaGGGTTGATATTATTCAGGGTTGATGTTCCTGTCTTTTCTCATTTGACATTTGTATTTGTTCATTATTCCTGTCTTAGACCAAGGAGTAAcaggattttttccttttaaagaaagcATGTATTTTGCCTCTTCTGATTCCTTCAAAGAAcatttctcatatcttttctgtcttttaaaacattaaaaaaaatgttttcacataCAGTAAATTTGACTAATTTTCTTTTGTGTAGTTAACAATtatgtttatttaaataaatagcCCTGAAAGGTTTTCAGCTCTATTCTGGATCATAGggatttgttggggtttttttctttctttctcttctatttctttattttttaaagaaagagaagtgagGGTTAAATCCTACCTACAGCTAATACTGAAACTGAGCCTCCATGTGAAAGGAGTTCATACAGTAACAATggttttctgatttcaaaattcttggttttctttacattctagtgggggggggggtgcagctgtggcctcaaggacagatgtggccctctaagtcttcCACTGCAGTTCTTTGATTAACTCCAAATTTCAATTCAAACTTTCAATTCAATTGGATCTTCAACTtctctgtaaagtttggattcattcaaagggctgcccttgagaacctagaggaccacatgcagcctggaggccacaggttccccaccactctTCTAGATGACAGGAGAACTTATCCCTCCACAGGCTTTTTCTTGGAGTGTAAGTTTTCTTAAACTCTTACTTCATTGATCATAATAAtcagaagcatttatatagcctgtataccaggcactgtgcaaagtgctttagacaTATTTTCTCACTGgtttttcacaataaccctggagtTTATAATCATTGccatattgttattattattatattattatcatccccattttacagttgaggaaactaaggcaagcagaaaTAGCAccacttgcccagaattacaagtgtccaaagctggatttgagttcaggtcttcctgacttaaggcccACATGTGTACCCACTACAGCAAGGAGCTGCTTAATTGGCCACATGATACTTCCATAGCATAGCATTACCAAACCTGGAGTTATAGCAGAATCTAATTTACCTTTACAACTATTTGCACATTCCATTAATAGGAGACTACTTTATTCTTcaacaaaatcataaaattaatGTAGGACAACACTGATGTtagattgttgttcagttgtgttcagctTATCTTGAtccgtttagggttttcttggtaatgatgctggagtggtttgccatttccttctccagttcattttatggatgaggacctaaggcaaacagagttaaatagagttaagtgacttgaccaaagtgaAGTCCAACTAGTTTAATGCCTGAGaccaatttgaactcatgaaaatgagttttcctgtaCCCAGGTCCAGCATTCCAGCCAGTGTgccaccatctagctgccccaattttagattataattatatacatacatacaaatatgtgtatatgaatatagatatagatacatgaacatatatatgtacattatacatgtacatgtataatgtTATTGTGTGCCACATACTATCAAATATGTTGCAGCCATGTATGCATGTTATACTTTTTGTTATTACTTGCTGTATAGTCATCAGTTCCGTGCAATgtagtttcctttctctttaagttaaaagcacagaaaattttaaaagatattttgaatgtatttattttaagtcTTTGGGAACTAAATTAGagatatatatgaaaaaatgttgaaaTGTTTTAATAGCTTTTTGTGTATTTCAATACACAGTAGACTTGTTAGAAAACATTATTCTCTTTGTGTTGTGATTTGTAAAGTGATTATTAAAATGTTAGATAAACTGTCTTCCTTACAACCTAATATTTTGCCTCCTATCAGTCTTGGATCACCCTGGTGGGAAACAAATTCTACAGCTTATAGGCCTGGACTTTCCACTAGAGCACAGATTCTTTACAGAAAACCTTGTCTATGATTCAAGGAAACTGGAGGGTTTCTCATCCTTTGTTATTCAACATTTGGGAATAGCTCAGTAAGTAGCCAGAGGACGCCTTCATTCTTTATTGTACTTTTGTGGTTATATAAAAGGTTTATGGACTGGTTGTATACTCGAGTTAGAATTGCAGTGGCTATGGAAGACTTTTTTACTTTAGATTTTTCACAACACTTTTCTAATTGGCATTTGCCTTAAAAGAGATAATCTAGCTCAGTGGTATTATGGTATTATGTCATTCCCTATAGTCTCCAGCTTCCATTGAGAAACCTGAGACAATTCACATTTTTGTTAGAAAGCCCATATACCTACACAGATTGTTCTCTCCTTAAGACTCTACTggagaaaatgaagtaaaataaagACATTAAAATGGATTAtggagaatcatagatttagtactagaagggaccttagaggtcattaaatAGATCTTGGTTTtacaatagggaaactgaaggttaaagaggttaagagacttctccagagtcacaaagctaacaAATGTCcaaaggaggatttgaacttgtcttctcaATTCCACATCCAGAATTCTATAGGCTTTGCCACTTGCTGTCTAATGGCTCCAGTGTCTGGAGAATAGGCTCAGATTACAAAGGCTTCACTTCCAAACTGATGTTTCTAAAGCCTTTTCATCCAAGTTGATTACACTCTCCTCTGACAGGTTCCCTTGCTGATAACACAGATGCTGAGATATCCCCTGCATCTTTACTGAAGATAAGGGGTTTAGTTTATACCTCTTCATGAAAATAAATCCAATGTGATTATTTTTTGGGCCATAAAATCATTGTGTTGTTCTCCATCCTTCCCCCATCTTGGCTTTCTTGGaacctggattttttttaaaaaaattcctttattgGGGCCACATAGCTCTGACTGGTAGCCAGATATTTGAGAATTTAAGAATTCCAACATTCCCTTGTAATACAGGATTTCATTAGCTGAAACTTCTCTCCTCCCATAACACTGATGTTCACAAAATTTACTCCATTCTCCTCTCCCCTGAATGTTACTTCATTCCAGATATGTAGATGACTGCTGATTTACTAcatgggtctcattttcttcatattaaataagaaaattatacaATATGAGCTCTAAGATACCCTAAAACTAAATCTTATTTAGATAGGTTGGACATTCTTGATGTCTCTTTGGAGGTGTATCCTTCTTTTTGATATCCAGTGAATAGAACAAAGTTTCTATTTTAAGATCCATATTCTCTAGTATTGCCTGAGATAAAAAGTTTATGAAAATAATGTAGCAATACAATTCTAAATGGGGTCAGTTAGATGGTGGAGGGGTTGGAGtaccaggcccagagtcaggaagattcatcttgctgagttcagatctggcctcagacacttactagctgtgtgaccctgagcaagtcacttaactctgtttccctcaatttcctcatctataaaatgagctggagaaaaacaatggtaaaccactccaacaAGCATATAAGAAGATATAACAAATCACAGactttggggatataaagacagaaatgaaatagtctttactttcaaaaagcttacattccattAGGGGAAAGAACTGGGACCTTAATAGGTAAAGTACAAATTCCTTGGTGTGAATGAGTTGCACTATTTCTCCAAATATATTAGAGAATCCGTCCTTTGCCCCACATAACTTCACTGCTAGATGATGTAGTAGCTCAGAGATACTACAGTAGAATTTGTAAGAAGTATTCCTGGCCAAGCAAAACCATACAGCCAGAGTCCACCACCAACCCCATCCCCCCAACAGGCAACAAGTTCCTGAGTAGGAACATCAACAACTGTCATGGTTAGAGTGTTATACTGCTGATTATAGGAATCACAGAAGTTCATTATTCTGGATCAAATAAAACCTTGTCCTATTCTGTCAAATAGTGTAACTGGTGGATATATTTAATTCTTAAGTCATTAATGAAAACACATGAAATATCAAtcaataacaagcatttattaaacttctgcGATGCTCCAGGGTCTGTGCACACAGAAAATACAAGCAACATTATTACAATGTAATATTAAAGATAAGCACAATCTGCTGTTTTTtcatcagattaaaaaaataattcctagcTATTAACTGGCAAATAAGAAAGTCAGTAAAATTCAGTAAGAGAAATAAGTAAGTTGTATAGTGgatgaatcctgcctcaaacacttaatagctgttaacctctctgtgcctcaatttctttacctataaaatggcaataataatgtCACTTAACAGAATttttataaggattaaatgagatttatacatacatataagttcatatataaagtgctttgcaagcattaaaacatta
The DNA window shown above is from Notamacropus eugenii isolate mMacEug1 chromosome 2, mMacEug1.pri_v2, whole genome shotgun sequence and carries:
- the LOC140523818 gene encoding trace amine-associated receptor 9-like isoform X2; protein product: MVNNQSQPAAVQLCYDNINGSCIKTSYSPAPRAILYLVFGSGALLAVLGNLLVMISILHFKQLHSPANFLIASLACADFLVGATVMPFSMVRSVESCWYFGESYCKFHSCFDFSFCYSSIFHLSFISIDRYIAVTAPLVYPTKFTLSVSGICIAFSWFFAITFSFSLLYTGANDDGLEELVSALTCVGGCQIAVNQNWVLIEFLLFFIPTLIMVILYCKIFLVAKEQARKIESMSSKTESSSESYKARVSKRERKAAKTLGIAVIAFLISWFPCIIESMIDAFLGFITPPYIYEILIWFAYYNSAMNPLIYAFFYPWFRRAIKLIVTGKVFRGHSSTIDLFSEQAKVRD
- the LOC140523818 gene encoding trace amine-associated receptor 9-like isoform X1, whose translation is MMSSSNQSQPAAVQLCYDNINGSCIKTSYSPAPRAILYLVFGSGALLAVLGNLLVMISILHFKQLHSPANFLIASLACADFLVGATVMPFSMVRSVESCWYFGESYCKFHSCFDFSFCYSSIFHLSFISIDRYIAVTAPLVYPTKFTLSVSGICIAFSWFFAITFSFSLLYTGANDDGLEELVSALTCVGGCQIAVNQNWVLIEFLLFFIPTLIMVILYCKIFLVAKEQARKIESMSSKTESSSESYKARVSKRERKAAKTLGIAVIAFLISWFPCIIESMIDAFLGFITPPYIYEILIWFAYYNSAMNPLIYAFFYPWFRRAIKLIVTGKVFRGHSSTIDLFSEQAKVRD